Proteins from a genomic interval of Gadus macrocephalus chromosome 2, ASM3116895v1:
- the si:ch211-198m17.1 gene encoding protein HEG isoform X2 yields the protein MGLHSVPVKKASSETSSLARAAALVRVAPGRDPVKRTCLPCSFGYAGINCNDSSLLAVVVISVVLGSVLLLLVLGLITWMCCFRSSPKQTSSPYPAKEQIPGSWGIAGVIPIPRATTQWDSNPSIEMSEGNGTHNLTEQPNSSTTGSYDLDPAMRTFKGKNPSRYSYLVQGHENPYFLSGEDKKTQM from the exons ATGGGGTTGCACAGTGTTCCTGTCAAGAAGGCTTCATCCGAAACGTCTTCTCTAGCAAGAGCTGCAGCG CTTGTCCGAGTGGCACCAGGGCGGGACCCCGTCAAGAGGACGTGCCTTCC ATGCTCATTTGGATATGCTGGCATCAACTGCAATGATT catCCCTactggcggtggtggtgatctCTGTTGTGCTCGGGAGCGTTTTGCTCCTGCTGGTCCTGGGCCTGATCACCTG GATGTGCTGCTTCAGGAGTTCCCCCAAGCAAACCAGCAGTCCGTACCCAGCCAAGGAGCAGATTCCGGGGTCCTGGGGCATCGCGGGGGTCATCCCCATCCCCCGCGCCACCACCCAGTGGGACTCGAACCCGTCCATCGAGATGAGCGAGGGGAACGGCACCCATAACCTGACGGAGCAGCCCAACAGCAGCACG ACCGGATCTTATGACCTGGACCCAGCCATGAGGACCTTCAAGGGGAAGAACCCCTCACGGTACTCCTACCTGGTGCAGGGCCACGAAAACCCCTACTTCCTATCCGGAGAAGACAAGAAGACACAAATGTAA